From Aerosticca soli, a single genomic window includes:
- a CDS encoding PepSY domain-containing protein has translation MRIRVLAFARLLHLYLGVFSAPMLLFFAITGGLQTYDLHMPAKDGGYQPPAWLASLGMLHKKQFLAAPRRPPSEAKPASGEGDRQAAASRPRTEARTPPARVLWPMKLFFALISFALALSVATGVYLAYRYTRRPWRVSAIVLAGIVVPVLLACL, from the coding sequence ATGCGCATCCGAGTGCTGGCGTTCGCCCGACTGCTGCATCTGTATCTCGGCGTCTTCAGTGCGCCGATGTTGCTTTTTTTCGCCATCACCGGCGGACTGCAGACGTACGACCTGCACATGCCGGCCAAGGATGGCGGCTATCAACCGCCGGCCTGGCTGGCCAGTCTGGGCATGCTGCACAAGAAACAATTCCTCGCCGCGCCGCGGCGGCCACCCTCCGAGGCCAAGCCGGCGTCGGGGGAGGGCGACCGGCAGGCTGCGGCATCCCGTCCCCGTACCGAGGCGAGAACGCCCCCGGCCCGCGTGCTATGGCCGATGAAGCTCTTCTTCGCGCTGATCTCTTTCGCGCTCGCGTTGTCCGTCGCGACCGGTGTCTACCTCGCCTATCGCTACACGCGCCGGCCGTGGCGCGTCAGTGCGATCGTGCTGGCCGGCATCGTCGTGCCGGTACTGCTCGCCTGTCTGTGA
- the epmA gene encoding EF-P lysine aminoacylase EpmA codes for MSAQTFAALRLRARLYALIREFFAARGVLEVETPILSAAANTDPNIESFVTRFSGHADAGERERWLRTSPEFPLKRLLAAGLGDCYELGRVFRDGESGKRHNPEFTLLEWYRVGWDHRRLAGETVDLVQAALALVGRRAEVRTMTYRALFLENLGLDPLTADIDTLAAPLRDRIDPRGLERDDWLDLLLTHRLQPAFPYDRLTVICDYPAGQCALARLRPDTPPVAERFEVYLGPQELANGYHELNDAAEQRLRFERDNARRRARGQRAMPIDERLLAVLDALPDSAGVALGVDRLLMGMLGTDAIADVLAFPFAEA; via the coding sequence GTGAGCGCCCAGACCTTCGCCGCGCTGCGCCTGCGTGCGCGGCTGTATGCGTTGATCCGCGAGTTCTTTGCCGCGCGCGGCGTGCTGGAAGTGGAAACCCCGATCCTCTCCGCCGCCGCCAACACCGATCCGAATATCGAAAGCTTCGTCACCCGTTTCAGCGGCCACGCCGATGCCGGCGAGCGCGAGCGCTGGCTGCGCACCTCGCCGGAGTTTCCCTTGAAGCGCCTGCTCGCCGCGGGGCTCGGCGACTGTTACGAGCTCGGCCGGGTGTTCCGCGACGGCGAGTCAGGCAAACGCCACAACCCGGAATTCACGCTGCTTGAGTGGTATCGCGTCGGCTGGGACCACCGGCGGCTGGCCGGGGAAACCGTTGACCTGGTGCAGGCTGCGCTCGCCCTGGTCGGTCGACGGGCCGAGGTGCGCACGATGACTTATCGCGCGCTGTTCCTGGAAAACCTGGGGCTCGACCCGCTGACCGCGGACATCGACACGCTGGCCGCGCCGCTGCGCGACCGGATCGATCCGCGCGGGCTCGAACGCGACGACTGGCTCGATCTGCTGCTCACCCATCGACTGCAGCCGGCCTTCCCGTACGATCGCCTCACCGTGATCTGCGACTATCCGGCCGGCCAGTGCGCCCTCGCGCGCCTTCGCCCCGACACGCCGCCGGTGGCCGAGCGTTTCGAGGTCTATCTCGGCCCGCAGGAGCTGGCCAACGGCTACCACGAACTCAATGACGCCGCCGAACAGCGCCTGCGTTTCGAACGCGACAACGCGCGCCGTCGTGCGCGTGGACAACGCGCGATGCCGATCGACGAACGTCTGCTCGCCGTGCTGGACGCGCTGCCCGACAGCGCCGGCGTGGCGCTCGGCGTGGATCGCCTGCTGATGGGCATGCTGGGTACCGACGCCATCGCCGACGTGCTCGCCTTTCCATTTGCCGAAGCCTGA
- a CDS encoding GNAT family N-acetyltransferase, whose product MSNGYSPVRKLAATDQVDAFDCGQAALNQFLQRYALVNQKANSAQTYVCCQSDVVVGFYSLAVGSVDPEAAPARVMKGLARHPVPVMILARLAVDKAHQRKGLGQALLKDALLRTAQAADIAGIRCLLVHAKDDAARQWYEWWEFEPSPTDPYHLFLMLKDLKGMLS is encoded by the coding sequence TTGAGCAATGGCTACTCACCCGTTCGAAAGCTGGCGGCGACGGATCAGGTCGATGCGTTCGACTGCGGCCAGGCCGCGCTGAACCAGTTCCTGCAGCGCTACGCGCTCGTCAACCAGAAAGCCAACAGCGCGCAGACCTACGTCTGCTGCCAGAGCGACGTGGTGGTCGGCTTCTACAGCCTCGCCGTCGGCAGTGTCGATCCGGAGGCCGCGCCGGCAAGAGTGATGAAGGGGCTGGCGCGTCACCCGGTACCGGTCATGATCCTGGCCCGGCTCGCGGTGGACAAGGCGCATCAGCGCAAAGGTCTGGGCCAGGCCTTGCTCAAGGATGCGCTGCTGCGCACCGCACAGGCCGCCGACATCGCCGGCATTCGCTGCCTGCTGGTCCATGCCAAGGACGATGCGGCGCGGCAGTGGTACGAATGGTGGGAATTCGAGCCCAGCCCGACTGACCCGTACCATCTGTTCCTGATGCTCAAGGATCTCAAGGGCATGTTGAGCTGA
- a CDS encoding DUF6127 family protein: protein MLVETLLLLRREEFDELLYRAAERGAERLLPHLGLENGHAARNIGELRDLLEACREARRRVWQTTGILAALLVRPPSS from the coding sequence GTGCTCGTCGAGACCCTGCTGCTCTTGCGCCGCGAGGAGTTCGACGAACTGCTCTACCGTGCCGCCGAACGCGGAGCCGAGCGCCTGCTGCCCCACCTTGGCCTGGAAAACGGCCACGCCGCGCGTAACATCGGCGAACTGCGCGACCTGCTCGAAGCCTGCCGCGAGGCCCGCCGCAGGGTCTGGCAGACCACCGGCATCCTGGCCGCGCTGCTGGTGAGGCCGCCATCAAGTTGA
- the thpR gene encoding RNA 2',3'-cyclic phosphodiesterase, with protein sequence MSLRLFIALWPSPSVRRSVADTTAWLRGRHQLPPARWVDAVRYHATLVFLGNFARPAPAIVEAATAALAAVELSPFVWTLDLATSFPAPRPPWVLTGRPPPALPALRQSLWQILRDSAGLPMPMRPFVPHLTIAYGRRERLPTLPVPAVHWQVDTLVLAASQPDRRDYVHLAEAGCQARNATWVTSPR encoded by the coding sequence ATGAGCCTGCGCCTGTTCATCGCCCTGTGGCCGTCGCCGTCGGTGCGTCGGTCCGTGGCCGATACGACGGCCTGGCTGCGCGGACGGCACCAGCTTCCCCCGGCACGCTGGGTGGATGCCGTGCGCTATCACGCCACGCTGGTCTTCCTCGGCAACTTTGCCCGTCCTGCACCGGCGATCGTCGAGGCGGCGACTGCTGCTCTCGCTGCCGTCGAGCTGTCGCCGTTCGTGTGGACGCTGGACCTTGCGACGAGTTTCCCCGCCCCACGCCCGCCCTGGGTACTCACCGGCCGTCCGCCGCCAGCGTTGCCGGCCTTGCGCCAAAGCCTGTGGCAGATCTTGCGGGACAGCGCAGGGCTGCCGATGCCGATGCGGCCGTTCGTGCCGCATCTGACCATCGCCTATGGCCGACGGGAACGACTGCCGACGCTGCCGGTACCTGCCGTGCACTGGCAGGTCGACACGCTGGTGTTGGCGGCGAGCCAGCCGGATCGGCGCGACTACGTCCACCTGGCGGAGGCCGGCTGTCAGGCTAGAAACGCCACGTGGGTTACGAGCCCTCGATAA